A genomic segment from Clostridium pasteurianum BC1 encodes:
- a CDS encoding MerR family transcriptional regulator: MYYTISEISKKVNISPYTLRFYAKEGLFPFVDRSENGIRMFKDEDFEWLFMIDCLKKTGMSLKDIKTFVEWAMQGDETIDQRLNMFQEQRKAVEAQIAQLQDTLDVLKYKCWYYETAKAAGTTAVPRAMQEDHIPDNVRYVRKKSQKIHKLG, encoded by the coding sequence ATGTATTATACAATCAGTGAAATATCAAAAAAGGTTAATATTTCCCCATATACTCTCCGCTTTTATGCCAAAGAAGGACTGTTTCCGTTTGTTGACCGTAGCGAAAACGGCATCCGAATGTTTAAAGATGAAGATTTTGAGTGGCTGTTCATGATAGACTGTTTGAAAAAAACCGGCATGTCACTTAAAGATATAAAGACTTTTGTTGAATGGGCAATGCAAGGCGATGAAACAATTGATCAGCGATTAAATATGTTTCAAGAGCAGCGAAAGGCAGTAGAGGCTCAAATAGCCCAATTACAGGACACCCTTGATGTACTAAAATACAAATGCTGGTATTATGAAACAGCAAAGGCTGCCGGTACAACTGCTGTGCCAAGGGCAATGCAGGAAGACCATATCCCTGACAATGTCCGATATGTCAGAAAAAAATCTCAAAAAATACACAAGCTGGGATAA
- a CDS encoding flavodoxin family protein, which yields MKVLLVNGSPHEKGCTYTALTEVSETLQKEGIDTEIFWIGNKALNGCIACKVCVTKKKCVFDDRVNEFLDIAADYDGFIFGSPVHWASAGGAITSFLDRAFYADHNGGRQSFYLKPAACVISARRAGTTATYDQLNKYFGLMQMPIVSSQYWNMVHGATPEQVKQDLEGLQTMRTLGRNMAFFLKCKEVGLKNGVKMPERETGVFTNFIR from the coding sequence ATGAAGGTATTATTAGTAAATGGAAGCCCACATGAGAAAGGATGCACTTATACTGCATTAACAGAAGTTTCAGAAACATTACAGAAGGAAGGCATTGATACAGAGATATTTTGGATTGGTAATAAGGCATTGAATGGATGTATAGCCTGCAAGGTATGTGTTACTAAGAAAAAATGCGTATTTGATGATAGGGTAAATGAATTTCTTGATATAGCAGCAGACTATGACGGATTTATTTTTGGATCACCAGTACACTGGGCATCAGCAGGTGGTGCCATAACATCATTTTTAGATCGAGCATTTTATGCAGATCATAACGGTGGCAGACAGTCATTCTATTTAAAACCTGCAGCATGTGTCATATCAGCAAGAAGAGCCGGAACAACTGCAACTTATGATCAATTGAATAAGTATTTCGGATTAATGCAGATGCCGATTGTTTCTTCACAGTATTGGAATATGGTTCATGGCGCAACTCCAGAGCAAGTAAAACAGGATTTGGAAGGACTTCAGACTATGAGAACTCTGGGAAGAAACATGGCGTTTTTCTTAAAATGTAAGGAAGTTGGTCTTAAGAATGGTGTGAAAATGCCAGAGCGAGAAACTGGTGTATTTACCAATTTTATAAGATAA
- a CDS encoding MerR family transcriptional regulator, which yields MLIAEVSQKYDITADTLRYYERIGLIPPVNRNASGIRDYTEEDCNWVHFIKCMRNAGLSIEVLVGYVTMFQQGNSTIKARKELLIEQRSQLAEKIKEMQQTLERLDKKICNL from the coding sequence ATGTTGATTGCAGAAGTAAGTCAAAAATATGATATAACAGCAGATACGCTGAGGTATTATGAGCGAATTGGTTTGATTCCACCAGTGAATCGAAATGCCAGTGGGATTAGAGATTACACGGAGGAAGACTGTAATTGGGTTCATTTTATAAAATGTATGCGTAATGCAGGACTTTCTATTGAAGTATTAGTAGGGTACGTAACTATGTTTCAACAAGGAAATTCTACAATCAAGGCTAGAAAAGAACTTTTGATAGAACAACGTAGTCAGCTTGCTGAAAAAATTAAAGAAATGCAGCAGACATTGGAACGTCTGGATAAAAAAATTTGTAACCTGTAA
- a CDS encoding MFS transporter, whose product MNNTWKIYMLALISFLIGTTQLVIEGTLDKVAASVGVSIAMAGQLITAFSLANAIGTPIVIVAIARMKKPKQLLLSLAILLLGIVSTLALPGFGFLMVSRVVLGVATGLFVVTAYGIAAKLAPAGREVGAMSNITMGYSASLVFGVPIGRIVATAYGWKSIFWGVGILSLLAIFIIVRTIPDMEGEAPVSLNKRLAFLKKPKIAITLGVTFFMFIGYSVINTYITPFLADLMPGIGQEMSVILLALGIASLIGSKLGGFLADRIGTVRTLVGGMAIQVLALVLLSLVHRSVIVTITLLILWMIAVWTFGPTQNFNLVSLAPESSGIMLSLNSSFVQLGFAAGAGIGGITVGALSIMAITWIAAASIAFATIVAAVSSGIASSFLKHVAMKFHNMAA is encoded by the coding sequence ATGAATAATACTTGGAAAATTTACATGCTGGCCCTTATCAGCTTCTTGATTGGCACGACACAATTAGTCATCGAGGGCACTCTGGATAAAGTCGCTGCTTCCGTCGGTGTGTCTATAGCGATGGCAGGACAGCTTATTACCGCATTCTCGCTTGCCAATGCAATCGGCACGCCTATTGTGATAGTAGCGATAGCGAGGATGAAAAAGCCCAAGCAACTGCTATTGTCTCTCGCCATCCTATTACTCGGCATCGTTTCGACACTCGCCCTTCCAGGCTTTGGCTTCTTGATGGTCTCTCGCGTCGTACTCGGAGTCGCAACGGGCTTATTCGTCGTCACCGCCTATGGCATAGCTGCTAAGTTGGCTCCTGCCGGACGTGAGGTCGGAGCAATGTCCAACATCACAATGGGCTATAGCGCCTCACTCGTCTTTGGTGTTCCTATTGGCCGTATTGTCGCTACGGCGTATGGTTGGAAGTCTATCTTTTGGGGCGTAGGCATCTTAAGCCTTCTGGCAATCTTCATTATCGTACGGACGATTCCTGACATGGAAGGTGAAGCACCAGTCTCTCTCAATAAGCGACTCGCATTCTTGAAGAAGCCGAAGATCGCTATCACACTCGGCGTGACATTCTTCATGTTTATCGGTTATTCGGTAATCAATACGTATATCACTCCTTTCCTGGCCGACCTCATGCCAGGAATTGGACAGGAAATGAGCGTCATTCTCCTAGCCTTGGGCATTGCGAGCTTGATCGGCTCCAAGCTTGGCGGTTTCTTGGCGGATCGGATTGGCACTGTCCGCACGCTCGTCGGAGGCATGGCTATCCAAGTCCTCGCCTTGGTGCTGTTGTCTTTAGTCCATAGATCGGTAATTGTCACCATCACGTTGCTCATTCTATGGATGATAGCTGTATGGACGTTCGGGCCGACCCAGAACTTTAACTTAGTCTCGCTTGCTCCGGAATCCTCTGGTATCATGCTTAGTCTGAACAGTTCCTTTGTACAGCTCGGCTTTGCTGCAGGCGCCGGCATCGGAGGAATCACCGTAGGAGCCTTGTCGATAATGGCGATCACTTGGATCGCTGCAGCCTCCATCGCGTTCGCTACCATCGTCGCGGCCGTTTCCTCCGGAATTGCCAGCTCCTTCCTCAAGCACGTAGCAATGAAGTTCCACAATATGGCTGCCTAA
- a CDS encoding aldo/keto reductase gives MKKVTLNNGVEMPILGFGVFQITDEAQCEQAVLDAIHTGYRLIDTAMSYHNEEAVGRAIKKCGVPREELFITTKLWLADAGYEKTMKAFETSLKKLGLDYLDLYLIHQPVGDVYGSWRAMEELYKAGKIRAIGVANFMPDRLVDLVLNNEIAPAINQVEVNPFCQRTFDQEIMEKKGVQIQSWGPFAEGRNGLFQNETLKTIGEKYGKSIAQVVLRWLIQRGVVCIPKSVRKERMEQNFDVFDFTLTDEDMQSIASLDTGKSCFFSHHDPAAIERLCGLVR, from the coding sequence ATGAAAAAAGTAACTTTGAACAACGGAGTAGAAATGCCGATCCTTGGTTTTGGAGTTTTCCAAATCACAGATGAAGCGCAGTGTGAACAGGCTGTGCTGGATGCTATTCATACCGGCTATCGTCTGATTGATACTGCTATGTCCTATCACAACGAAGAAGCTGTTGGCCGTGCAATCAAAAAGTGCGGTGTTCCCCGTGAAGAATTGTTTATTACAACCAAGCTGTGGTTGGCTGATGCGGGCTATGAAAAGACTATGAAGGCCTTTGAGACTTCTCTGAAAAAGCTGGGCCTTGATTACCTGGACTTGTATCTGATTCACCAGCCTGTAGGGGATGTATACGGCTCCTGGCGGGCCATGGAGGAGTTGTATAAGGCAGGAAAGATTCGTGCAATTGGTGTGGCTAATTTCATGCCTGACCGATTGGTGGATTTGGTGTTGAACAATGAAATTGCCCCCGCCATCAACCAAGTGGAGGTTAATCCTTTCTGTCAACGTACTTTTGACCAAGAGATTATGGAGAAAAAAGGCGTACAGATCCAATCTTGGGGACCTTTTGCAGAGGGACGCAACGGTTTGTTCCAGAATGAAACCTTAAAAACCATTGGAGAGAAATATGGTAAATCTATTGCGCAGGTGGTGCTGCGTTGGCTTATTCAGCGAGGTGTAGTGTGCATCCCTAAGTCTGTGCGTAAAGAACGTATGGAGCAGAACTTTGATGTGTTTGACTTTACTTTAACTGATGAGGATATGCAGTCAATTGCTTCTCTGGATACCGGAAAGAGCTGCTTCTTCTCCCATCACGATCCTGCTGCCATCGAGAGGCTGTGCGGTCTGGTTCGTTAA
- a CDS encoding flavodoxin family protein → MKKVLVLSGSPRKDGNSDTLCDQFIKGVEESGHSATKIYVRDCKIGSCNACYACKKNGICVQKDDMSDILQQMINADVIVLATPVYFYSMDGQMKTLIDRTLPRYTEIKDKDFYFIATAAAGKSAMERTIDSLRGFTDCLPRAHVKGVIYGAGAWQLGDIQGNKAMREAYETGKNV, encoded by the coding sequence ATGAAAAAAGTATTAGTTTTATCAGGTAGTCCACGAAAGGACGGCAATTCAGACACGTTATGTGATCAGTTTATAAAGGGTGTAGAGGAGTCAGGTCATTCAGCCACGAAGATCTATGTAAGAGATTGTAAAATTGGAAGCTGCAATGCCTGCTATGCCTGCAAAAAGAACGGTATTTGCGTACAGAAGGATGATATGTCAGATATCCTTCAGCAGATGATCAATGCTGATGTCATTGTTCTAGCTACACCTGTATATTTTTATTCTATGGACGGTCAGATGAAAACTCTAATCGATCGTACACTGCCTCGATATACGGAAATTAAGGATAAAGATTTCTATTTCATTGCCACTGCAGCTGCAGGTAAGAGCGCAATGGAGCGTACCATTGACAGTTTGCGTGGATTTACGGATTGTCTGCCAAGGGCTCATGTAAAAGGCGTTATTTATGGAGCAGGTGCATGGCAGCTTGGCGACATTCAGGGAAACAAAGCAATGCGGGAAGCCTATGAAACAGGCAAAAATGTATGA
- a CDS encoding iron-containing alcohol dehydrogenase codes for MNNFIFENATKTYFGRGCVKEYLANALSGYGDNVMLAYGSGSIKKNGIYDEVMEVLNAAGKNVIEFFGIMSNPTYEKVLEGAALIKENGVDFILGVGGGSVMDCCKAVSMAAVSKDDVWDKYWAKMSVIDFETLPLGVIVTVAGTGSEMNGGAVITNEKYKVKTGRDYPKCNPKFAMLDPEYTYSVSVDQMVSGGFDILSHIMETYFSEPDEDNVSDDIAEALMRSVIRNLREAIKNPKDYTARSNLMWASTMAENGIIKLGKKMDFEAHQIEHQLGAYSNCNHGCGLAVISLVYYQHIYSYGLYKFVRFARNVWNIQAEGKTEDELARSGIEAISDFIKEIGLPTTLQELGITDKDILKQVANSCNISAGSYKKTTHQEILKILEECY; via the coding sequence ATGAATAATTTTATCTTTGAGAATGCCACAAAGACCTATTTTGGACGAGGTTGTGTAAAAGAATATCTTGCAAATGCGCTGTCAGGTTATGGCGATAATGTTATGCTGGCCTATGGCAGCGGGTCTATTAAGAAAAACGGAATTTATGATGAGGTCATGGAGGTGTTAAATGCGGCTGGAAAGAACGTCATTGAGTTTTTTGGTATTATGTCTAATCCGACTTACGAAAAGGTATTGGAGGGTGCGGCACTGATAAAAGAAAATGGCGTTGATTTCATCCTTGGCGTGGGCGGAGGTTCCGTTATGGATTGTTGTAAAGCTGTCTCCATGGCGGCTGTTTCTAAAGATGATGTGTGGGATAAGTATTGGGCAAAGATGAGTGTTATAGATTTTGAAACGCTGCCTCTTGGTGTAATTGTAACAGTTGCCGGTACAGGTAGTGAGATGAACGGCGGTGCAGTTATTACCAATGAAAAGTATAAGGTGAAAACAGGTAGGGATTACCCTAAATGCAACCCTAAATTTGCCATGCTTGACCCGGAATACACCTATAGTGTATCGGTGGATCAGATGGTGTCCGGTGGGTTCGATATATTAAGTCATATTATGGAGACTTATTTCAGCGAACCAGATGAGGACAATGTTTCCGATGATATTGCGGAGGCGTTGATGAGAAGCGTTATACGAAACCTTCGTGAGGCAATCAAAAATCCTAAAGATTATACCGCTCGAAGCAATCTGATGTGGGCGTCCACCATGGCCGAGAATGGTATCATCAAGCTAGGCAAGAAGATGGACTTTGAAGCTCATCAGATCGAGCATCAGTTGGGCGCTTATTCAAATTGTAACCACGGCTGTGGTTTAGCAGTCATAAGCCTGGTCTATTATCAACATATCTACTCCTACGGTCTTTATAAATTTGTCCGCTTTGCTCGAAACGTCTGGAACATCCAGGCAGAAGGCAAGACGGAGGATGAGCTAGCAAGATCGGGTATTGAGGCAATATCTGATTTTATCAAAGAAATTGGCTTGCCAACGACACTGCAGGAGCTTGGTATTACTGATAAGGATATACTAAAGCAGGTTGCGAACTCCTGCAACATCTCTGCTGGAAGTTATAAGAAGACGACCCATCAGGAAATATTGAAAATCTTAGAAGAATGTTATTAA
- a CDS encoding LysR family transcriptional regulator, with the protein MYNTQLETFIQVADAGSFSKAAQILYITPTAVTKQINLLESSMELQLFVRTHRGLTLTEAGKSLYTDAKYIIQYSKESLARARNAMENNVNTIRIGTSLMTPSRFLMELWPKIHEFCPDLKVQLVSFENTPENAREILMHLGQNIDLVTGVFDGEFLRQRKCATLELSRKPICCAVSIHHRLAAKSKLTIQDLFGENLMLIRRGWNSYVDIIRDDIWQNYPQITIKDFSFYDVGVFNQCENSNDILMAFDIWENVHPLLKILPVEWNYDIPFGLLYSPTPSKHVLSFIHAVSQVFGLEVQKNKSSKKSTE; encoded by the coding sequence ATGTATAATACACAGTTAGAAACTTTTATACAAGTAGCAGATGCCGGGAGTTTTTCTAAAGCCGCCCAAATTTTATATATTACACCTACTGCGGTTACCAAACAAATCAACCTTCTGGAATCCAGTATGGAGCTGCAATTGTTTGTTCGAACTCATCGGGGACTTACATTAACAGAGGCAGGAAAATCTCTTTACACAGACGCAAAGTATATCATTCAGTATTCAAAAGAATCTCTTGCTAGAGCAAGAAATGCTATGGAGAACAATGTAAATACCATTCGGATTGGCACATCATTGATGACACCGAGCCGTTTTTTAATGGAACTATGGCCGAAGATTCATGAGTTTTGTCCTGATCTGAAGGTTCAACTGGTCTCCTTTGAAAACACCCCGGAAAACGCTAGAGAAATCCTGATGCATCTGGGGCAGAACATCGATTTGGTGACTGGCGTTTTCGATGGGGAATTTCTACGCCAGCGCAAATGCGCAACGCTGGAACTTTCCAGGAAGCCCATTTGCTGTGCGGTATCCATTCATCACAGACTAGCAGCAAAAAGCAAGCTGACAATTCAGGACTTGTTTGGTGAAAACCTGATGTTGATTCGAAGGGGGTGGAACAGTTATGTCGATATTATACGAGATGATATCTGGCAGAACTATCCTCAAATTACAATAAAGGATTTCTCATTCTATGACGTAGGTGTGTTCAATCAGTGTGAAAACAGCAATGATATCTTGATGGCATTCGACATCTGGGAGAATGTACACCCATTATTGAAAATCCTTCCTGTGGAATGGAACTATGATATTCCATTTGGCTTGCTGTATTCGCCAACTCCATCTAAACATGTTCTTTCCTTTATCCATGCAGTTTCTCAGGTTTTTGGATTAGAAGTACAAAAAAATAAATCAAGTAAAAAGTCCACGGAGTAA
- a CDS encoding zinc ribbon domain-containing protein: MKVDNPFAGRIICGHCGSTFERKVWNSTDERLRRVIWRCNKKYKVKGEKSCENKHIDDRVLYQAFINTFNAMIENKGYFIEKWKKGLKSENILARYKFRQFIGSLKNAEPIQSFDMDLFFSIIEKITVYEGQRIIVTLLDTMEIECEIE, encoded by the coding sequence GTGAAGGTAGATAATCCTTTTGCAGGAAGGATCATTTGTGGGCACTGTGGCAGTACCTTTGAGAGAAAGGTATGGAACTCCACTGATGAAAGACTACGCAGAGTTATTTGGAGGTGCAATAAAAAATATAAGGTTAAAGGTGAGAAAAGCTGTGAGAATAAGCACATAGATGATAGGGTTTTATACCAAGCTTTCATAAATACTTTTAATGCAATGATTGAAAATAAGGGCTATTTTATTGAAAAGTGGAAGAAAGGACTTAAGAGTGAGAATATATTGGCAAGATATAAATTTAGGCAATTTATTGGAAGTTTAAAAAATGCGGAGCCAATACAAAGCTTTGATATGGATTTATTCTTTAGCATTATTGAGAAGATAACTGTATATGAGGGGCAAAGGATAATTGTTACTCTCCTAGATACTATGGAAATTGAGTGTGAAATTGAATAG
- a CDS encoding distal tail protein Dit, which produces MKCVLCSLRLTVECSVKDNSNIADKIDAIKAWLFECGESDLIFNFQSDKKYIAQVVNSIDFSQAYKFFSEFPIIFNCRPFKYAVNNSIITMNSSGIINNIGTVYSEPKIKVFGSGDINLNIGSQVINLLGINSYIIIDTILQESE; this is translated from the coding sequence TTGAAGTGTGTTTTATGTTCCCTCAGACTGACCGTTGAATGCTCAGTAAAAGACAATTCAAATATTGCAGATAAGATTGATGCTATAAAAGCCTGGCTTTTTGAATGTGGTGAAAGTGATTTAATATTTAACTTTCAATCTGATAAAAAGTACATTGCTCAAGTAGTAAATAGTATTGATTTTAGTCAAGCTTATAAGTTCTTTAGTGAGTTTCCAATAATATTTAACTGCAGACCCTTTAAGTATGCAGTTAATAATTCTATTATAACTATGAATTCCTCTGGAATAATAAATAATATTGGAACAGTATATTCTGAACCTAAGATAAAAGTTTTTGGCAGTGGGGATATAAATTTAAATATAGGTTCACAGGTTATAAATCTATTAGGAATAAATAGCTACATAATAATAGATACGATTCTGCAGGAATCAGAGTGA
- the rlmD gene encoding 23S rRNA (uracil(1939)-C(5))-methyltransferase RlmD yields the protein MKNSVPVVKNENYIIDIETLGYGGEGIGKVDNFTVFVKEALEGERVQVKIIKTNKNFAFGKLINIIEPSEYREEPVCKIYNRCGGCQLQHLNYKEQLNFKRKRVEDCIERIGKLKIDRNASIDRSEKILQKDKGSSNKYNYEGGIVVHNTIGMDNPYRYRNKVQLPVGRIEDQLVVGFYSPRSHDIIDMKECYIQHEVGDKVVALIKQWLKNYNIPVYDEKAGSGLVRHIMVRKAFKTGETMIVLVTSKDELPHRAEFIELMRENIKDLKSIVQNINPKNTNVILGEKCKTLWGKDTIVDTIGEFKFNISPLSFFQVNSVQTEVLYNKALEYSDLQGNEIVFDAYCGTGTISLFLAQKAKKVYGVEIIPEAIENAKVNARQNNIDNVEFIVGEAEKVIPEIIDSGVKADVVVVDPPRKGCEKSLLEAIAKMKPDKIVYVSCDPGTLARDLGILDGLGYRTLELQPVDMFPMTGHVETVVMIVKK from the coding sequence ATGAAAAATAGTGTACCTGTGGTTAAAAATGAAAATTACATAATTGATATAGAGACTCTAGGCTATGGAGGAGAAGGAATAGGCAAAGTAGATAATTTCACTGTATTTGTTAAAGAAGCTTTAGAGGGCGAAAGAGTTCAGGTTAAAATAATAAAAACAAACAAGAATTTTGCCTTTGGAAAGCTTATAAATATAATAGAACCATCAGAATATAGAGAAGAACCTGTATGTAAAATATACAATAGATGTGGAGGCTGTCAGCTTCAGCATTTGAATTATAAGGAGCAGTTAAATTTTAAGAGAAAAAGAGTAGAAGACTGTATTGAAAGAATTGGAAAATTGAAGATTGACAGAAATGCTAGTATTGATAGAAGTGAAAAAATTTTGCAAAAGGATAAAGGTTCTTCAAATAAATATAATTATGAGGGTGGAATTGTTGTTCATAATACTATAGGTATGGATAATCCCTATAGATATAGAAATAAAGTTCAACTGCCTGTAGGTAGGATAGAGGATCAGTTGGTGGTAGGTTTTTATTCTCCAAGAAGCCATGACATAATAGATATGAAAGAATGTTATATCCAGCATGAAGTTGGAGATAAAGTGGTGGCACTTATAAAACAATGGCTTAAGAATTATAATATTCCTGTATATGATGAGAAGGCAGGTTCAGGCCTAGTAAGGCACATAATGGTGAGAAAAGCTTTCAAAACAGGAGAAACTATGATTGTGCTTGTAACCTCTAAAGATGAACTACCTCATAGGGCAGAATTTATAGAACTTATGAGAGAAAACATAAAAGATTTAAAGAGCATAGTTCAGAATATAAATCCTAAAAACACAAATGTAATATTAGGAGAAAAGTGTAAAACATTATGGGGTAAGGATACCATAGTGGATACTATTGGAGAATTTAAATTTAATATATCACCTCTATCATTTTTTCAAGTAAATTCTGTGCAAACAGAAGTACTATATAATAAAGCTTTGGAGTACTCTGACTTACAGGGAAATGAAATTGTCTTTGACGCCTATTGTGGAACAGGAACCATATCTCTATTTTTAGCACAAAAAGCTAAAAAAGTATATGGAGTGGAAATTATACCTGAAGCCATAGAAAATGCAAAGGTAAATGCAAGACAAAATAATATAGATAATGTAGAATTCATAGTAGGCGAAGCTGAGAAGGTTATCCCTGAAATTATAGACAGTGGTGTAAAAGCTGATGTAGTGGTAGTTGACCCGCCGCGTAAGGGTTGTGAAAAGTCTCTTCTAGAGGCAATAGCAAAAATGAAACCTGATAAAATAGTTTATGTGTCCTGTGATCCTGGGACTCTGGCAAGAGATCTTGGTATATTGGATGGTTTAGGGTATAGGACTTTAGAATTGCAGCCAGTGGATATGTTTCCGATGACGGGACATGTAGAGACAGTTGTGATGATAGTAAAGAAATAG
- a CDS encoding VOC family protein, which translates to MAVDVFINFNGNCREAVEFYAEVFQTEKPQIMFFGDTPPDPEFPIADEAKNLVMYTSLNINGSNVMFSDTFPGMTFTIGNNISLTISSKNIDEIKSLFNKLKEGGTVGMELQETFWSKCYGNVTDKFGIGWQFSYINE; encoded by the coding sequence ATGGCTGTTGATGTATTTATTAATTTTAATGGAAACTGCCGTGAAGCGGTAGAGTTTTACGCAGAGGTTTTTCAAACAGAAAAACCACAAATTATGTTCTTTGGAGATACACCACCTGACCCGGAATTTCCCATTGCAGATGAAGCTAAAAATTTAGTTATGTATACAAGCCTTAATATTAATGGAAGCAATGTTATGTTTTCTGATACTTTTCCTGGCATGACTTTCACTATAGGAAACAACATAAGTCTTACAATAAGCAGTAAGAATATAGATGAAATAAAATCTTTATTTAATAAGTTGAAAGAAGGCGGCACTGTAGGTATGGAACTTCAAGAAACATTCTGGAGTAAATGTTATGGTAATGTAACAGATAAATTTGGAATCGGGTGGCAATTTAGCTATATCAATGAATAA
- a CDS encoding DUF1540 domain-containing protein: MTKLICSAINCLNNIDGLCTAKIIHIEGKDINSDNKTYCKTFSERTLRSTIAGMVNMNIIGEVRQVFNKNSIVMSPKVNCEIHKCGYNFRGECVALNVQIYGTNCHSKQCTECETFNDGGF, from the coding sequence ATGACAAAATTAATATGTAGTGCTATAAATTGTTTAAATAATATTGATGGATTATGTACAGCTAAGATTATACATATAGAAGGTAAAGATATAAATTCAGATAATAAAACCTATTGTAAGACTTTTTCAGAAAGAACACTGAGAAGTACAATAGCAGGTATGGTTAATATGAATATAATAGGTGAAGTAAGACAGGTCTTTAACAAAAATTCTATAGTGATGAGTCCAAAAGTAAATTGTGAAATACATAAATGCGGATATAATTTTCGTGGGGAATGTGTGGCTTTAAACGTACAAATATATGGAACAAACTGTCACAGTAAGCAGTGTACTGAGTGTGAGACTTTTAATGATGGTGGATTTTAA